A region from the Acidiferrobacter sp. SPIII_3 genome encodes:
- a CDS encoding DsrE family protein, whose product MADNEALDLVIILITGPENPKRLPSAFFLASTAAAGEQNVLMYFTGPATELLKKGVAENLYPLPGGKSVADFMKLAEDNGVRIIGCAQSLELNHMTAADLSREMPLLNPSAALPSLATAGRVLTW is encoded by the coding sequence ATGGCTGATAACGAGGCACTGGATCTTGTCATTATCCTGATAACCGGACCGGAGAACCCCAAGCGATTGCCATCGGCGTTCTTCCTGGCATCGACGGCCGCCGCCGGCGAGCAGAACGTTCTCATGTATTTCACGGGACCCGCCACCGAGCTTTTGAAGAAGGGTGTGGCCGAGAATCTGTATCCGCTGCCCGGTGGCAAGAGCGTCGCGGACTTCATGAAGCTCGCCGAAGACAATGGCGTGCGCATCATAGGCTGCGCGCAGTCGCTCGAATTGAATCATATGACGGCGGCCGATCTGTCGCGGGAGATGCCGCTTTTGAATCCGAGCGCGGCCTTACCCTCGTTGGCCACGGCCGGGCGGGTGCTGACGTGGTAG
- a CDS encoding LysR family transcriptional regulator, with amino-acid sequence MDIDADQLLTFLMVAEQGSLTAAARLLHRGQPAISERLQKLSAQVGEPLYRREGRGIRLTPAGKALLEPSRKVRAALDDAAQAIVRHRRLQGAALRIAATPTLAHYFLPRRVAAFQRRHNDVRVHLKEGIIDGRQTASGDWDLLFLEGPLDRRDLPPHYTLRSWHKEPIACVVAPGHPLRGAAPLAWPELLRYPMIWRGDGPGVRRALAAALAAQGLAAPFQLEVGGVDAVVAAVMAGTGIGFVAQSIVAQRPDWPVEVLALQDHATLHWTLYVATPEAPYQSPAVRSFLALLLADVATDAGP; translated from the coding sequence ATGGATATAGACGCCGACCAGCTCCTGACCTTTCTTATGGTCGCCGAACAGGGCAGCCTCACCGCCGCCGCGCGCCTCTTGCATCGCGGTCAACCCGCGATCTCCGAGCGCCTCCAAAAGCTGAGCGCCCAGGTCGGCGAACCCCTGTACCGCCGCGAGGGGCGCGGCATTCGGCTGACGCCGGCTGGCAAGGCCCTGCTGGAACCCTCGCGCAAGGTACGCGCGGCGCTCGATGACGCCGCGCAGGCGATCGTGCGGCATCGGCGCCTACAGGGCGCGGCTTTGCGCATCGCCGCCACCCCCACGCTCGCCCACTACTTCCTGCCGCGGCGCGTGGCCGCCTTCCAGCGCCGCCACAACGACGTACGGGTGCACTTAAAAGAGGGCATTATCGACGGGCGCCAGACCGCATCAGGGGATTGGGACCTGCTGTTTCTGGAGGGTCCCCTCGATCGCCGAGACCTGCCGCCCCATTACACCCTTCGATCGTGGCACAAAGAGCCAATCGCATGCGTCGTCGCCCCCGGCCATCCCTTGCGGGGTGCCGCACCCCTCGCCTGGCCCGAGCTCCTGCGATATCCGATGATCTGGCGCGGTGATGGTCCGGGGGTACGCCGGGCCCTTGCGGCGGCGCTCGCAGCGCAAGGCCTCGCCGCGCCGTTCCAGCTCGAAGTGGGCGGCGTCGACGCCGTGGTGGCGGCGGTCATGGCCGGCACCGGCATCGGTTTCGTGGCCCAAAGCATCGTCGCCCAGCGCCCCGACTGGCCCGTCGAGGTCCTCGCCTTGCAAGACCACGCCACGCTTCATTGGACGCTCTATGTGGCAACGCCCGAAGCCCCTTACCAATCACCGGCGGTCCGTTCCTTTCTCGCGCTCTTGCTCGCCGATGTGGCAACGGACGCCGGCCCCTGA
- a CDS encoding efflux transporter outer membrane subunit encodes MKWKGLVIPVALVLAACAPLPPRPRPVVTPWRPHGTVAVGRPVAAWQPRWWRAVGSRPLDALVAGALRGNPSLAVADARVHAAVATLREQRGSRRLQVSAAGGLTAEHFSQDGLHASANGQSVLYGEVDPLIARIHITQFGRIDEEVRAAFGGVQAAAADRAEARLIVTTQIVRTYFAAEAARTERACWQAMRRDARRLLALSRIRQRDGLSGARTVYADEERLDVASQGYRRAATALVRLRNILGALAGRGPAFGRALALGALPARGRLPLPSRIPLALVAHRPDVVAARRLVAVAAARVGAARAAFYPDVNLAFFAGWNSISLRDLFDPMNLARAIGPTVTLPIFEGGTLRAGLARQEAAFVAARAQYQGALVAAVREVADGVARLRRERQDLATQAQALRAAQRQEVLARQAFRAGLTDRAPLLQADSAWWRERARQMALRAARAATWARIEEAIDGQAG; translated from the coding sequence ATGAAATGGAAAGGTCTTGTTATCCCGGTTGCGCTGGTGCTTGCAGCGTGCGCGCCGCTGCCCCCCAGGCCCCGACCGGTGGTGACGCCGTGGCGGCCGCATGGCACGGTGGCCGTGGGACGGCCCGTGGCGGCCTGGCAGCCGCGCTGGTGGCGGGCTGTCGGAAGTCGGCCGCTCGATGCGCTGGTGGCGGGGGCGCTACGCGGTAACCCATCGCTCGCCGTGGCCGACGCACGGGTACACGCGGCCGTCGCTACGTTGCGCGAGCAGCGCGGCAGCCGGCGTCTGCAGGTCTCGGCCGCCGGCGGTTTGACCGCCGAACACTTTTCGCAAGACGGGCTCCACGCCTCGGCCAATGGCCAAAGTGTCTTGTATGGCGAGGTCGATCCCCTCATCGCCCGCATCCATATCACGCAATTTGGGCGCATCGATGAGGAAGTGCGCGCGGCCTTTGGTGGAGTCCAGGCGGCCGCTGCCGATCGTGCCGAGGCGCGGCTCATCGTGACCACGCAGATCGTGCGCACCTATTTCGCCGCCGAGGCGGCGCGCACGGAGCGGGCTTGTTGGCAGGCCATGCGTCGCGATGCCCGCCGCCTGCTGGCCCTCTCGCGCATTCGCCAGCGTGACGGCCTGAGCGGCGCACGCACCGTCTATGCAGACGAGGAGCGGCTCGATGTCGCGTCGCAGGGCTATCGCAGGGCCGCAACGGCGCTCGTGCGTCTGCGTAACATCCTGGGCGCCTTGGCGGGTCGCGGGCCTGCATTTGGGCGGGCCTTGGCGCTCGGGGCCTTGCCGGCCCGGGGGCGGTTGCCGTTGCCGTCACGCATCCCGTTGGCGCTGGTCGCGCACCGGCCGGATGTCGTCGCCGCGCGGCGGTTGGTGGCGGTGGCCGCGGCGCGTGTAGGCGCGGCCCGGGCGGCGTTCTATCCGGATGTCAATCTGGCGTTTTTCGCGGGATGGAACAGCATTTCGTTGCGCGATCTCTTTGATCCCATGAACCTGGCGCGCGCCATCGGCCCGACCGTCACCCTGCCGATCTTCGAAGGCGGGACCTTGCGCGCAGGCCTTGCCAGGCAGGAGGCGGCGTTCGTGGCGGCACGTGCCCAATATCAGGGGGCGCTCGTGGCGGCGGTCCGTGAGGTCGCAGACGGCGTGGCCCGCCTGCGGCGGGAGCGCCAAGATCTCGCCACCCAGGCGCAGGCCTTGCGGGCCGCGCAACGGCAGGAGGTGCTGGCGCGCCAGGCGTTTCGCGCGGGGCTCACGGATCGTGCGCCACTGCTTCAGGCCGATAGCGCCTGGTGGCGGGAGCGGGCACGTCAGATGGCATTACGCGCGGCGCGGGCGGCGACTTGGGCGCGGATAGAGGAGGCGATCGATGGGCAGGCCGGCTGA
- a CDS encoding MFS transporter has product MTGEGPPPLDPFRFLVLNLTLGIGHFLVLFNTGAYLPMIPYAAGALGRAVTFGDWTQANFFLAMALAFPVAPRLAGRFGEVHTLVVAFVVFALSSAVCASTGHFWVFLLARGAQGFSGGVTVPLSFRAMLRHYRPDQRHLGLILWGIAALMPFTLGPTLGGLLIHEAGFRALFILNVPVALAVALLCTVVLFHRESGLVIQPMDWGGLVLLVLALTGGLWALDLAEVGDFWRSPRVEALALVSIAAGIALAVWEWRSMAPLVDVRLFRRWNFAIGALGLFVTALLFQGLMAIYVVQYEVTLGYSPLWVGLLILPMAIFSKLASVFTHRWMTRIDPRLIGFVALLGIAATCDFASSYNRSASFEALLWPQVMAGIFLGGLFPPFAAIGLSGLAGAAEWQASAVLNLLRVSGQAFGVPLFAILWEVRDIVHRHFLIEADAGARRHLAVLLGSLAGHGLAPRVAHAVVARALDRAAGELALGEVFYVAMWGFVALAGLCLVARPVLFAESDAPVRLAAQELVEP; this is encoded by the coding sequence ATGACAGGCGAAGGGCCGCCACCCTTGGATCCGTTTCGTTTTCTGGTCTTGAACCTCACATTGGGCATCGGTCATTTCCTGGTGCTCTTCAATACCGGGGCCTATCTGCCGATGATACCCTACGCGGCCGGAGCGCTGGGGCGCGCGGTGACCTTTGGCGACTGGACGCAGGCGAACTTCTTTCTCGCCATGGCGCTTGCGTTTCCGGTCGCGCCGAGACTTGCGGGGCGCTTCGGCGAGGTCCACACCCTGGTCGTGGCGTTTGTCGTGTTTGCGCTGTCGTCGGCGGTGTGCGCGAGCACCGGCCATTTCTGGGTGTTTCTGTTGGCGCGCGGCGCGCAAGGGTTTTCCGGGGGCGTGACCGTGCCCTTGTCGTTTCGTGCCATGCTGCGCCATTATCGCCCCGACCAGCGGCATCTGGGCCTCATTCTATGGGGTATCGCCGCACTCATGCCGTTTACGCTCGGACCGACCCTGGGCGGTCTCTTGATTCATGAGGCCGGGTTTCGCGCGCTTTTCATTCTCAATGTCCCGGTGGCGCTGGCGGTGGCATTGCTGTGTACCGTCGTGTTGTTTCATCGCGAGAGCGGATTGGTCATACAGCCGATGGACTGGGGCGGCCTGGTACTGCTCGTGCTCGCGTTGACCGGGGGGCTTTGGGCCCTCGATCTTGCCGAGGTCGGTGATTTTTGGCGGTCGCCCAGGGTCGAGGCGCTCGCGCTCGTGAGTATCGCCGCGGGGATTGCACTCGCCGTCTGGGAGTGGCGATCGATGGCCCCGCTGGTCGATGTCCGGTTGTTTCGGCGCTGGAACTTCGCGATCGGGGCGCTTGGGCTTTTCGTGACCGCGCTTTTGTTTCAGGGGCTCATGGCCATCTATGTCGTCCAGTACGAGGTGACGCTCGGCTATAGTCCGTTGTGGGTGGGTCTGCTGATCCTTCCCATGGCCATTTTCTCGAAGCTCGCCTCGGTCTTTACCCATCGCTGGATGACACGCATCGATCCGCGACTGATCGGGTTTGTCGCGCTGCTTGGAATCGCCGCGACTTGCGACTTCGCATCATCATACAACCGTAGCGCCTCGTTCGAGGCCCTGCTCTGGCCGCAGGTCATGGCCGGCATCTTCCTCGGTGGCCTGTTTCCCCCGTTTGCCGCGATCGGTCTGTCGGGCCTCGCGGGGGCCGCCGAATGGCAGGCAAGTGCCGTGCTCAATCTGCTGCGCGTATCCGGACAGGCCTTCGGCGTGCCGTTGTTCGCGATCCTCTGGGAGGTGCGCGATATCGTGCATCGGCACTTTCTGATCGAGGCGGATGCCGGCGCGCGCCGGCATCTCGCCGTACTCCTGGGGTCGCTGGCCGGCCACGGGCTTGCGCCGCGTGTGGCCCATGCCGTGGTTGCGCGGGCCCTCGACCGGGCGGCCGGGGAGCTTGCCTTGGGCGAGGTCTTTTATGTCGCGATGTGGGGCTTCGTGGCGCTCGCGGGGCTCTGCCTTGTGGCGCGCCCGGTGCTGTTTGCGGAATCTGACGCGCCGGTACGGCTCGCCGCGCAGGAGCTCGTCGAGCCATGA
- a CDS encoding HlyD family secretion protein, producing the protein MGRPAEGKARAPGRRGTRARWAMALIGLAVVGLFLYWALYARFYAGTDDAYVTGDLVPVDAQVTGTAAEVFVRRTQFVRKGERLAVLQADRSHLGLRRARAALGREARHVRVLFARVRALRWQRQALGWDRARLVHDLARYQRSLSEGAVSAMRVEDTQLRIRALNAEIGETRARWEGARALVRGTTVADNPLVRVAIARLEAADLAWQRRVIRAPVSGFIGQRTVYPGTEIHAGQRLFTIVPLDDLWVMANIKETHMRDVRPGDRVRLTSAYYGSDVVYRGVVLGLAPGAGSAFSILPPDNATGNYIHIVERVPVRIGLKPSQLAAHPLRPGLSMAVRVRVHRRGRSLLMPLTTRTGSHYQTRIYRQELRRAQALAAHILARSGKDLAGTEASTGDGHASGARTASAVRAVPARRPRGTPVHGARQIR; encoded by the coding sequence ATGGGCAGGCCGGCTGAAGGCAAAGCGCGCGCCCCGGGGAGGCGCGGCACGCGCGCGCGTTGGGCCATGGCCCTGATAGGGTTGGCCGTGGTCGGCCTATTTTTGTACTGGGCGCTGTATGCGCGGTTTTACGCCGGCACCGACGACGCCTATGTGACGGGCGACCTCGTACCCGTCGATGCACAGGTGACAGGGACCGCGGCCGAGGTCTTCGTGCGGCGCACCCAGTTCGTGCGCAAGGGTGAGCGGTTGGCGGTGCTACAGGCCGACAGGAGCCATCTTGGGTTGAGACGCGCGCGGGCCGCGTTGGGGCGCGAGGCGCGTCATGTACGCGTTCTGTTTGCGCGTGTCCGTGCCCTGCGCTGGCAGAGGCAGGCCTTGGGGTGGGATCGTGCACGGCTCGTGCACGATCTCGCGCGTTACCAGCGATCATTGAGCGAAGGCGCGGTCTCGGCCATGCGCGTCGAGGATACGCAACTGCGCATTCGCGCCTTGAACGCCGAGATCGGCGAGACGCGCGCGCGATGGGAGGGCGCCCGCGCGCTGGTGCGCGGCACGACCGTGGCCGACAACCCACTCGTGCGCGTCGCAATCGCGCGCCTCGAGGCCGCCGATCTGGCCTGGCAAAGGCGCGTCATTCGTGCCCCGGTGTCGGGTTTTATCGGGCAGCGCACCGTGTATCCTGGTACTGAGATCCATGCCGGGCAGCGGCTTTTTACCATCGTGCCGCTCGACGATCTCTGGGTGATGGCGAACATCAAGGAGACCCATATGCGTGATGTGCGCCCCGGTGACCGTGTACGGCTTACGAGCGCCTACTACGGCTCGGACGTGGTGTATCGCGGCGTGGTCCTGGGGCTTGCGCCGGGCGCGGGCAGCGCGTTTAGCATCCTTCCGCCAGACAACGCCACGGGTAATTACATCCATATCGTGGAGCGTGTCCCGGTGCGCATCGGCCTAAAGCCCTCGCAATTGGCGGCTCATCCCTTGCGGCCGGGGCTTTCGATGGCGGTGCGCGTGCGCGTCCACCGGCGCGGACGGTCGTTGTTGATGCCCTTGACGACCCGCACCGGGAGCCATTACCAGACGCGCATCTATCGGCAGGAGCTACGTCGCGCCCAGGCGCTTGCGGCCCACATCCTGGCGCGATCGGGCAAGGACCTGGCTGGCACGGAGGCATCGACGGGCGATGGGCACGCAAGCGGGGCGCGGACGGCGTCCGCGGTTCGGGCCGTGCCCGCGCGCAGGCCGCGCGGCACGCCAGTTCATGGCGCCCGCCAAATCCGCTAG
- a CDS encoding heavy-metal-associated domain-containing protein, which translates to MSITTLRITGMTCGHCVAAVTKALQDVPGVESAQVNLEREEGIVRGSAPVERLIKAVEEEGYHAEVVRA; encoded by the coding sequence ATGAGCATCACGACTTTACGTATCACCGGTATGACATGCGGTCATTGCGTGGCAGCGGTCACCAAGGCCTTGCAGGATGTGCCTGGTGTCGAGTCCGCGCAGGTCAACCTCGAACGCGAGGAGGGGATTGTTCGAGGCAGCGCGCCGGTCGAGCGGTTGATCAAGGCGGTGGAGGAGGAGGGATATCACGCCGAGGTGGTGCGCGCGTGA